One window of the Synergistaceae bacterium genome contains the following:
- the cobO gene encoding cob(I)yrinic acid a,c-diamide adenosyltransferase: protein MFGEKGLTQIYTGDGKGKTTAAFGLALRAAGQGARVAIIQFMKGWKHYGELKSAVMIPNVTLIQTGRQDYVYRGKETPEDYTEAQRGLKLAQGFALPDKCDMLILDEINVALDYALIPLESVIELVMSKPHEMELILTGRSAPQKLIEAADLVTEMREIKHPYRQGVQARRGVEY from the coding sequence ATGTTTGGCGAAAAGGGGCTCACACAAATCTATACCGGGGATGGCAAGGGCAAGACGACAGCCGCTTTTGGGCTTGCGCTTCGGGCAGCCGGGCAGGGAGCTCGTGTCGCAATAATACAGTTCATGAAGGGTTGGAAGCATTACGGCGAGCTTAAATCCGCAGTGATGATCCCTAATGTGACGTTGATACAGACCGGCCGCCAGGATTATGTCTATCGCGGCAAGGAGACGCCGGAGGACTATACAGAGGCTCAGCGCGGGCTGAAACTGGCGCAGGGGTTTGCCTTGCCCGACAAGTGCGACATGCTTATACTCGATGAAATAAACGTCGCGCTTGACTATGCCCTTATTCCGCTCGAAAGCGTCATCGAGCTTGTCATGAGCAAGCCTCATGAGATGGAGCTCATACTGACAGGTCGCTCCGCGCCTCAGAAGCTGATCGAGGCGGCTGACCTTGTAACAGAGATGAGAGAGATAAAACATCCGTATCGGCAGGGGGTACAGGCGAGAAGGGGAGTAGAGTACTGA
- a CDS encoding rubrerythrin family protein: MMKTQDDLATAFAGESQANRKYLLFAEQAEKEGFDNIARLFRATAAAETIHAFGEFKAKGGIGTTAENLVTAKEGETYEFTSMYPPMLEDAKADGNNEAARIFHFALEAEKVHARLYHEALANLGNEPEGQDYYLCPICGYIHKGTEATSPCPICGAKPSIFKKF; this comes from the coding sequence ATGATGAAAACACAGGACGACCTTGCAACGGCATTCGCAGGAGAATCACAGGCAAACCGCAAGTATCTCTTATTTGCAGAGCAGGCAGAAAAAGAAGGTTTCGATAACATTGCCAGGCTCTTCCGTGCAACGGCAGCAGCGGAAACGATCCACGCTTTCGGCGAATTTAAGGCAAAAGGCGGGATTGGCACGACCGCGGAGAATCTTGTTACAGCAAAAGAAGGCGAGACTTATGAGTTTACCTCAATGTATCCGCCAATGCTCGAAGACGCTAAAGCAGATGGCAATAATGAAGCGGCGCGCATATTCCATTTTGCACTTGAGGCTGAGAAGGTCCACGCACGCCTGTACCACGAGGCGCTTGCCAATCTCGGCAATGAGCCTGAAGGTCAGGACTACTACCTCTGCCCGATTTGCGGATACATTCATAAAGGCACGGAAGCAACAAGTCCATGCCCGATCTGCGGAGCAAAGCCCTCCATTTTTAAGAAGTTTTAA